A region of Nocardioides alkalitolerans DNA encodes the following proteins:
- a CDS encoding universal stress protein translates to MSMHVVVATDGSKQSLAAARHLRALAAPEALSAITVLAVVRPLAAVSFVDELSDAGRVDAASSVAGFRDAAKASIDVIAAVFDGWGPKVHRKVRSGSPANEIIKVAEQVDAGLVVVASGGRGLSDRVLLGSTAQRVQQYAPCPVLVVRPAPKRRRA, encoded by the coding sequence ATGAGCATGCACGTCGTCGTCGCCACGGACGGCTCGAAGCAGTCCCTCGCCGCAGCCCGGCACCTGCGGGCCCTCGCCGCGCCGGAGGCGCTGAGCGCCATCACGGTGCTCGCGGTCGTGCGTCCGCTGGCGGCCGTCTCGTTCGTCGACGAGCTGTCCGACGCGGGTCGCGTCGACGCGGCGTCGTCCGTCGCCGGCTTCCGCGACGCGGCGAAGGCCTCGATCGACGTCATCGCGGCCGTCTTCGACGGCTGGGGGCCGAAGGTGCACCGCAAGGTGCGCTCCGGATCGCCGGCCAACGAGATCATCAAGGTCGCCGAGCAGGTCGACGCGGGGCTCGTCGTCGTGGCCAGCGGCGGCCGCGGGCTCAGCGACCGGGTGCTGCTGGGCAGCACCGCACAGCGCGTGCAGCAGTACGCGCCGTGCCCGGTGCTCGTCGTGCGCCCGGCCCCGAAGCGCCGCCGCGCCTAA
- a CDS encoding APC family permease — protein sequence MADPAHDPLTKAAHAASTELDDDDNLQRSISGRLLFFYVLGDVLGSGIYVLIGAVAAAVGGAFWLAFLAGVTVATLTGLAYAELVTKHPQAAGAALYVSKAFGKPFLTFIITICMLSATFAAAGSLATGFSSYFAQVWELPPPLLIAVIFVASLAVVNFIGITESVVANMVMTFVEVAGLAVVVLIGIVYVSRGEADFSVLVQFDTDGSPVFAVVAGVALAFFAMTGFENAANVAEETVDPSRTFPRALIGGMVGAGIIYVVVAMTAALTVPIDTLAESDAALLEVVKADIIPVPVGVMTTIFAIVAMVAITNTTLVALVTQSRILYGMAREDVVPGVFAKVHAARRSPWVALIFSALVVTTLLVVGHTLDAAGIGGSSGVVERLATVTVVFTLFIYALVIVAAFVLRRDERPADTFRAPTALLGIGIVGNAGLLVYVVVDDPTSLLWCAGLLALGLLLYVAERAFGRRGETRPPPGAAARTSRDDERPTGEEHR from the coding sequence ATGGCCGACCCCGCGCACGACCCGCTGACGAAGGCCGCGCACGCGGCCTCGACGGAGCTCGACGACGACGACAACCTCCAACGGTCGATCTCCGGCCGGTTGCTCTTCTTCTACGTGCTGGGCGACGTGCTCGGCTCGGGCATCTACGTGCTCATCGGCGCCGTCGCCGCCGCGGTGGGCGGTGCCTTCTGGCTCGCCTTCCTCGCGGGTGTCACGGTCGCGACGCTGACCGGGCTGGCCTACGCCGAGCTGGTCACGAAGCACCCCCAGGCGGCCGGTGCGGCGCTCTACGTGAGCAAGGCGTTCGGCAAGCCGTTCCTCACCTTCATCATCACGATCTGCATGCTGTCGGCGACCTTCGCGGCGGCGGGGTCGCTGGCGACCGGCTTCTCGTCGTACTTCGCGCAGGTCTGGGAGCTGCCCCCGCCGCTGCTCATCGCCGTGATCTTCGTGGCGTCGCTCGCGGTCGTGAACTTCATCGGCATCACCGAGTCGGTGGTCGCCAACATGGTGATGACGTTCGTCGAGGTCGCCGGCCTCGCGGTCGTGGTGCTCATCGGCATCGTCTACGTGAGCCGGGGCGAGGCGGACTTCTCCGTGCTGGTGCAGTTCGACACCGACGGCAGCCCGGTCTTCGCCGTGGTCGCCGGTGTCGCCCTCGCCTTCTTCGCCATGACGGGCTTCGAGAACGCGGCCAACGTGGCCGAGGAGACCGTCGACCCGTCCCGCACCTTCCCCCGCGCCCTCATCGGCGGCATGGTCGGGGCGGGGATCATCTACGTGGTCGTCGCGATGACGGCGGCGCTGACGGTGCCGATCGACACGTTGGCCGAGTCCGACGCGGCGCTGCTCGAGGTCGTCAAGGCCGACATCATCCCCGTGCCCGTGGGCGTGATGACGACGATCTTCGCCATCGTCGCCATGGTCGCGATCACCAACACGACGCTGGTCGCGCTGGTGACCCAGTCGCGCATCCTCTACGGCATGGCCCGGGAGGACGTCGTGCCCGGCGTCTTCGCGAAGGTGCACGCCGCGCGCCGCAGCCCGTGGGTGGCGCTGATCTTCTCGGCGCTCGTCGTGACGACGTTGCTCGTCGTCGGCCACACCCTCGACGCGGCCGGGATCGGCGGGTCGAGCGGGGTGGTGGAGCGCCTCGCCACGGTCACGGTGGTGTTCACCCTGTTCATCTACGCGCTCGTCATCGTCGCCGCGTTCGTGCTGCGGCGCGACGAGCGCCCGGCCGACACCTTCCGTGCGCCGACCGCCCTGCTCGGGATCGGGATCGTCGGCAACGCGGGCCTGTTGGTCTACGTCGTGGTCGACGACCCCACGTCCCTGCTCTGGTGCGCCGGGCTCCTCGCGCTCGGCCTGCTCCTGTACGTCGCGGAGCGGGCCTTCGGTCGGCGGGGCGAGACCCGGCCGCCGCCGGGTGCGGCGGCGCGCACGAGCAGGGACGACGAGCGACCCACGGGGGAGGAGCACCGATGA
- a CDS encoding response regulator transcription factor, whose product MRVVVVDDHHMFRTGVRSELAAAPAAVTVVAEAADVDTAVAAVERERPAVVLLDVHLPGGGGVEVIRRTQTTVPGTRFLALSVSDAAEDVIGTIRGGARGYVTKTISGAELVDAIGRVADGDAVFSPRLAGFVLDAFAGAIQVAEVDSDLDRLSEREREVMRLIARGYAYKEVAKELFISVKTVETHMSSVLRKLQLSSRHELTRWASDRRLL is encoded by the coding sequence GTGCGGGTCGTGGTGGTCGACGACCACCACATGTTCCGCACGGGGGTGCGGAGCGAGCTCGCGGCCGCGCCGGCGGCCGTGACCGTGGTCGCGGAGGCGGCCGACGTGGACACGGCGGTCGCCGCGGTGGAGCGGGAGCGTCCCGCGGTCGTGCTGCTCGACGTGCACCTGCCGGGCGGCGGCGGGGTCGAGGTCATCCGGCGCACGCAGACGACCGTGCCCGGCACGCGCTTCCTCGCGCTGAGCGTCAGCGACGCCGCCGAGGACGTCATCGGCACGATCCGCGGGGGCGCGCGGGGCTACGTCACGAAGACGATCAGCGGTGCGGAGCTCGTCGACGCCATCGGCCGCGTCGCGGACGGGGACGCCGTGTTCTCGCCGCGGCTCGCCGGGTTCGTGCTCGACGCGTTCGCCGGGGCGATCCAGGTGGCGGAGGTCGACAGCGACCTCGACCGGCTCTCCGAGCGCGAGCGCGAGGTGATGCGGCTCATCGCGCGGGGGTACGCCTACAAGGAGGTCGCGAAGGAGCTCTTCATCTCGGTGAAGACCGTCGAGACCCACATGTCGAGCGTGCTCCGCAAGCTCCAGCTGTCCTCGCGCCACGAGCTGACCCGCTGGGCCTCGGACCGCCGCCTGCTCTGA
- a CDS encoding PspC domain-containing protein, translating to MTTTAPPTAPPPVPRRAGRDLEHGLVGGVAAGLADHLGLPVLALRIGFVVATVLGGLGAVLYGAYWLFLPAAPLVDRAGAAPGLAGAARDGRRPRGLLGRPAGRTGDAIVVGVLSVGIVLAVEAVVGRGALVWAVALVAGGVALLWRQADEVQRERWVERTERMDPVGMVLGSGGWAAWTRIALGTALLGAGLVLLGFRDGGIGAAREVVLAVLLGIGGLAVVVGPWVARLVRDLGEERTERIRSQERADVAAHLHDSVLQTLALIQKNAADAATVARLARAQERDLRAWLFAEERPGSPGAGRGAAPETLAAAVRAVAAAVEDDHGIEVEVVAVGDAPWSERVQPVVAAVREAVVNAAKHAGTGRVDVYVEVLAGAVDVFVRDRGAGFDPDDLPADRHGVRGSIVDRMVRHGGTARIRSAPGEGTEVRVHLPAPDEQAQQPGQPGHPGQPGRSEQGVGSTDAAGRGVR from the coding sequence ATGACGACCACTGCTCCGCCGACCGCTCCGCCCCCCGTGCCGCGGCGCGCGGGCCGCGACCTCGAGCACGGCCTCGTCGGCGGCGTGGCCGCGGGGCTGGCGGACCACCTCGGGCTCCCGGTCCTGGCGCTCCGGATCGGCTTCGTCGTCGCCACGGTGCTCGGAGGGCTCGGCGCGGTGCTGTACGGCGCGTACTGGTTGTTCCTGCCGGCGGCGCCCCTCGTCGACCGCGCCGGCGCCGCCCCGGGGCTGGCCGGCGCCGCGCGGGACGGCCGACGCCCCCGCGGCCTGCTGGGTCGGCCCGCGGGACGCACCGGCGACGCGATCGTCGTCGGGGTGCTCTCGGTGGGCATCGTGCTGGCCGTCGAGGCCGTCGTCGGCCGCGGCGCCCTCGTCTGGGCCGTCGCCCTCGTCGCGGGCGGCGTGGCACTCCTGTGGCGCCAGGCCGACGAGGTGCAGCGCGAGCGCTGGGTCGAGCGCACCGAGCGGATGGACCCGGTCGGCATGGTGCTCGGCTCGGGCGGCTGGGCCGCCTGGACACGGATCGCGCTGGGCACCGCGCTGCTGGGCGCCGGCCTGGTGCTGCTGGGCTTCCGCGACGGAGGGATCGGGGCCGCGCGCGAGGTGGTGCTGGCCGTGCTCCTGGGCATCGGCGGCCTCGCGGTGGTCGTCGGGCCGTGGGTGGCGCGACTCGTGCGGGACCTCGGCGAGGAGCGCACGGAGCGGATCCGCAGCCAGGAGCGGGCCGACGTCGCCGCGCACCTCCACGACTCGGTGCTCCAGACGCTCGCGCTCATCCAGAAGAACGCCGCCGACGCCGCGACCGTGGCCCGGCTCGCCCGCGCCCAGGAGCGCGACCTGCGGGCGTGGCTGTTCGCGGAGGAGCGTCCGGGGTCGCCCGGCGCCGGCCGGGGGGCCGCTCCCGAGACCCTGGCGGCCGCCGTCCGCGCGGTCGCCGCGGCCGTCGAGGACGACCACGGCATCGAGGTCGAGGTCGTCGCCGTGGGCGACGCACCGTGGTCGGAACGGGTGCAGCCCGTGGTGGCCGCGGTCCGCGAGGCGGTCGTCAACGCCGCGAAGCACGCCGGCACGGGACGCGTCGACGTCTACGTCGAGGTGCTCGCCGGAGCGGTCGACGTCTTCGTCCGCGACCGTGGCGCCGGCTTCGACCCCGACGACCTGCCCGCCGACCGGCACGGCGTGCGCGGCAGCATCGTGGACCGCATGGTCCGCCACGGCGGTACGGCGCGGATCCGGTCCGCGCCGGGCGAGGGCACCGAGGTGCGGGTGCACCTGCCCGCGCCCGACGAGCAGGCGCAGCAGCCGGGCCAGCCGGGCCACCCGGGCCAGCCGGGCCGGTCGGAGCAGGGCGTCGGGAGCACCGACGCAGCAGGGAGGGGAGTGCGGTGA
- a CDS encoding PspC domain-containing protein — translation MMTTQDGPGAGPDSSHSPGSSTGSSSGSSSGPRVGGEEMRDLKRLRRTRGDRYVAGVAGGLARHFDVDPVVPRVALAVLVLFGGSGLLLYGALWLLVPVDDTDEAVVSLDDRSRNVALLIAAALAGLALLGDLVSGWVPWPLLFLGLVVALVVGQHQRRSEERARNWASYAMPHVPTAAPTAPDAPTAAGAAHPAAHPGSPYAPGSPYAPGWPSASYGPTSPYAAPPAVPLTKEQDDATVPPVPPVPPFPPARPVPPVPPVRRPRKPGPILFWFTLALASLGVGVLAVVDLAGADVAASAYPALALAVVGAVLVVGSFFGRPGGLILLGLVLVPAVAIALVAENVTGARLEVRPTAASTLDDRYTLGAGETVIDLGDVQDVAALEGRHLTVESGVGRIEVVLPEGLDAAVRTDVGFGSVRLLDRSGDGPGLSLNQAYDAPGTTPGVDELTALSLDVRLGLGEVVVVTR, via the coding sequence ATGATGACGACACAGGACGGGCCCGGCGCGGGGCCCGACAGCAGCCACTCCCCCGGCAGCTCCACCGGTAGCTCTTCCGGCAGCTCCAGCGGCCCCCGCGTGGGCGGCGAGGAGATGCGCGACCTGAAGCGGCTGCGCCGCACGCGCGGCGACCGGTACGTCGCGGGCGTCGCCGGCGGCCTGGCCCGGCACTTCGACGTCGACCCCGTGGTCCCCCGCGTGGCGCTCGCCGTGCTGGTGCTCTTTGGGGGCAGCGGGCTGCTGCTCTACGGCGCGCTCTGGCTCCTGGTCCCGGTGGACGACACCGACGAGGCGGTCGTCTCGCTCGACGACCGCAGCCGCAACGTCGCCCTCCTCATCGCGGCCGCGCTGGCCGGCCTCGCGCTCCTCGGCGACCTCGTCAGCGGCTGGGTGCCGTGGCCGCTGCTGTTCCTCGGTCTCGTCGTCGCCCTCGTCGTGGGGCAGCACCAGCGCCGGTCCGAGGAGCGGGCGCGGAACTGGGCGTCCTACGCGATGCCGCACGTGCCGACCGCCGCACCGACCGCACCGGACGCACCGACCGCGGCAGGGGCCGCGCATCCGGCCGCGCACCCGGGCTCGCCGTACGCCCCCGGGTCGCCCTACGCCCCCGGCTGGCCCTCCGCCTCGTACGGGCCCACCTCGCCGTACGCCGCGCCGCCGGCCGTGCCGCTGACCAAGGAGCAGGACGACGCCACGGTGCCGCCGGTGCCGCCGGTGCCGCCGTTCCCCCCGGCCCGCCCGGTGCCCCCGGTCCCGCCGGTCCGGCGTCCCCGCAAGCCGGGCCCGATCCTGTTCTGGTTCACCCTGGCGCTCGCGTCGCTCGGCGTCGGCGTGCTCGCGGTCGTCGACCTCGCGGGAGCGGACGTCGCCGCCTCGGCGTACCCGGCGCTCGCCCTGGCCGTCGTCGGCGCCGTGCTCGTCGTCGGCTCCTTCTTCGGTCGCCCCGGCGGCCTGATCCTGCTCGGGCTCGTGCTCGTGCCCGCCGTGGCGATCGCCCTCGTCGCGGAGAACGTCACCGGCGCGCGCCTCGAGGTGCGGCCCACCGCGGCGTCGACCCTCGACGACCGCTACACGCTCGGGGCCGGGGAGACGGTGATCGACCTCGGCGACGTCCAGGACGTCGCGGCGCTCGAGGGGCGCCACCTGACGGTGGAGAGCGGGGTCGGCCGGATCGAGGTCGTGCTGCCCGAGGGCCTCGACGCGGCGGTGCGCACCGACGTGGGCTTCGGCTCCGTGCGGCTGCTCGACCGCTCCGGCGACGGTCCGGGGCTGTCGCTCAACCAGGCGTACGACGCGCCGGGCACGACCCCCGGCGTCGACGAGCTGACGGCGCTCAGCCTCGACGTCCGGCTCGGGCTGGGCGAGGTCGTGGTGGTGACCCGATGA
- a CDS encoding glycerophosphodiester phosphodiesterase, which yields MTSRTLLFPRARSAALTVALATCLGAGLLAPATATAAGPAADHRERGHGHGHGQGHGQGHGRHAQPEVIAHRGASGYRPEHTLAAYELAVAQGADMIEPDVVATKDGVLVARHENELSGTTDVADHPELADRRTTKVIDGRPVTGWFTEDLTLAELRTLRAVERLPAVRPGNTAYDGLHPVPTLEEVLDLAAELSEETGREIGVAPETKHPTYFDSIGLSLEEPLVELLDAHGLDDERDPVVVQSFEVGNLQELDELTDVRLVQLVDAAGAPYDLVAAGSDVTYDDLLTRSGLRWVARYADQLAPHKDRVLPRDPATGATGRPSGVVRDAHRAGLEVVVWTLRAENQFMATNFRTGTDPNAHGDLAAEATAFLDAGVDVLFADHPDVVVAARDAWVDRRPGHGHGR from the coding sequence ATGACCTCTCGGACCCTGCTGTTCCCCCGTGCCCGCTCGGCCGCGCTGACCGTCGCCCTCGCCACCTGCCTCGGCGCAGGTCTCCTCGCTCCCGCGACCGCCACGGCGGCCGGCCCGGCCGCCGACCACCGCGAGCGGGGCCACGGTCACGGTCACGGTCAGGGTCACGGTCAGGGTCACGGGCGTCACGCGCAGCCCGAGGTGATCGCCCACCGTGGCGCGTCGGGGTACCGCCCGGAGCACACGCTCGCGGCGTACGAGCTCGCGGTCGCGCAGGGTGCCGACATGATCGAGCCCGACGTGGTGGCGACGAAGGACGGCGTGCTGGTCGCCCGCCACGAGAACGAGCTCTCCGGCACCACGGACGTCGCCGACCACCCCGAGCTCGCCGACCGCCGCACGACGAAGGTGATCGACGGACGCCCCGTCACCGGCTGGTTCACCGAGGACCTCACCCTCGCCGAGCTGCGCACGCTGCGCGCCGTCGAGCGGCTGCCGGCGGTGCGGCCAGGGAACACGGCCTACGACGGGCTCCACCCGGTGCCGACGTTGGAGGAGGTGCTGGACCTCGCCGCCGAGCTGTCGGAGGAGACCGGCCGCGAGATCGGCGTCGCGCCGGAGACGAAGCACCCCACCTACTTCGACTCCATCGGGCTCAGCCTCGAGGAGCCCCTCGTGGAGCTGCTCGACGCGCACGGGCTCGACGACGAGCGGGACCCGGTGGTCGTGCAGTCCTTCGAGGTCGGCAACCTCCAGGAGCTCGACGAGCTGACCGACGTGCGCCTCGTGCAGCTCGTGGACGCCGCGGGCGCGCCCTACGACCTCGTGGCCGCGGGCAGCGACGTCACCTACGACGACCTGCTGACGCGGAGCGGGTTGCGCTGGGTCGCGCGGTACGCCGACCAGCTCGCCCCGCACAAGGACCGGGTGCTGCCGCGGGACCCGGCCACCGGTGCCACCGGCCGTCCGAGCGGCGTCGTGCGCGACGCCCACCGCGCGGGGCTGGAGGTCGTCGTGTGGACCCTGCGGGCGGAGAACCAGTTCATGGCGACGAACTTCCGCACCGGGACCGACCCGAACGCCCACGGCGACCTGGCGGCCGAGGCCACGGCGTTCCTCGACGCGGGCGTGGACGTGCTCTTCGCCGATCACCCGGACGTCGTCGTCGCGGCCCGCGACGCGTGGGTCGACCGACGTCCGGGCCACGGCCACGGCCGCTGA
- a CDS encoding DUF4245 family protein, with the protein MSQTSPPAGRPGRYNRSFGGLVVSMVVLVLAVVAFVVVRDFARSDPDMPVTEVDYVEAVRAGQEAGFPVVYPPSLPDGWVATSALFPLGPNPEWTLGILVDGDEFVGVKVVRGDSGAVLDRVLGDPYEVDGAIDVPNDDPLLSGDWSAASEGKDEALYTQAEVAVPVPDGETAAPGAEPATDTAVVVVYGTIGEDRLVDFARTLTSEALPAR; encoded by the coding sequence GTGTCGCAGACGTCCCCGCCCGCCGGTCGCCCCGGTCGCTACAACCGCAGCTTCGGTGGCCTGGTCGTCTCCATGGTCGTGCTGGTCCTCGCCGTCGTCGCCTTCGTGGTCGTGCGCGACTTCGCGCGCTCCGACCCCGACATGCCCGTCACGGAGGTCGACTACGTCGAGGCCGTGCGGGCCGGCCAGGAGGCCGGCTTCCCGGTCGTCTACCCGCCGTCGCTCCCGGACGGCTGGGTCGCCACGTCGGCCCTCTTCCCGCTCGGCCCCAACCCCGAGTGGACGCTGGGAATCCTCGTGGACGGCGACGAGTTCGTCGGCGTCAAGGTCGTGCGCGGCGACTCCGGCGCGGTCCTCGACCGGGTGCTGGGCGACCCGTACGAGGTCGACGGCGCCATCGACGTGCCCAACGACGACCCCCTCCTCTCCGGTGACTGGTCGGCGGCGAGCGAGGGCAAGGACGAGGCGCTCTACACCCAGGCCGAGGTCGCCGTGCCCGTGCCGGACGGGGAGACGGCCGCGCCCGGCGCCGAGCCCGCGACCGACACCGCCGTGGTCGTGGTCTACGGGACCATCGGCGAGGACCGGCTCGTCGACTTTGCCCGCACCCTGACCTCCGAGGCGCTGCCGGCGCGCTGA
- a CDS encoding helix-turn-helix domain-containing protein yields MAGVDTYRVSEAAELLGVSDDTVRRWIDAGRLPARRDGGRTVVDGAELAAYLAAEADAPTDPRARSVSARNRLPGIVTRVVADTVMAQVEIQCGPYRVVSLMSAEAATELGLAPGSRAVASVKSTSVVVERP; encoded by the coding sequence ATGGCCGGCGTGGACACCTACCGCGTGAGCGAGGCCGCCGAGCTCCTGGGCGTCAGCGACGACACCGTGCGCCGCTGGATCGACGCCGGGCGCCTGCCCGCGCGCCGGGACGGCGGGCGGACGGTGGTCGACGGCGCCGAGCTCGCGGCGTACCTCGCCGCCGAGGCGGACGCGCCCACCGACCCCCGGGCGCGCTCGGTCAGCGCCCGGAACCGGCTGCCCGGCATCGTGACGCGCGTCGTCGCCGACACGGTGATGGCGCAGGTCGAGATCCAGTGCGGCCCCTACCGCGTCGTCTCGCTCATGAGCGCCGAGGCCGCCACCGAGCTCGGCCTCGCGCCCGGTTCCCGCGCCGTCGCGTCCGTGAAGTCGACGAGCGTCGTCGTCGAACGTCCCTGA